A window of Cryptomeria japonica chromosome 3, Sugi_1.0, whole genome shotgun sequence contains these coding sequences:
- the LOC131036834 gene encoding trihelix transcription factor ENAP1: protein MEDTDDDARYPSAVQYHHSSYNTTNNPFHRPKLPLRMHHDTAPAFTDEEDDEEQDDNDYGEEGDDDESENGFPKPRQPKEFDGKAAFDRFGVRNVSPILFPKPEYQPKGFRDDWSEAATIILLETWAEKFSQMGKTSLKLEQWAEISQRVSVGSKTHKTDVQCRNRLERLKKKYKKEKQKQNAAAASSGVFVSKWAYFRHMDSILSSSSWQVGLPCGIDAGEFVFLNPRVYLNQTTFDEVRDSPTEDDDAEDDDNDYDDEEGDRRVKRRKDGDDREDSFRVLADSIKTFGEIYERIENNKKQQMLDLEKMRMEIDRDLEMQKSQILEETKVALAKIRQGNDDIDASVTNMSS, encoded by the exons ATGGAAGATACAGACGATGATGCCCGCTATCCGTCCGCAGTGCAATACCACCATTCTTCCTACAATACCACTAATAATCCCTTCCATCGACCTAAGCTCCCTCTCAGGATGCACCACGATACTGCTCCTGCTTTCACAGACGAGGAAGACGACGAAGAACAAGATGATAACGATTACGGGGAAGAAGGGGATGATGACGAATCGGAAAACGGCTTTCCCAAACCCCGGCAGCCCAAAGAATTCGACGGCAAAGCGGCTTTCGATAGGTTCGGTGTTCGAAACGTGTCACCAATTCTTTTTCCCAAGCCCGAATACCAGCCAAAGGGTTTCAGGGACGACTGGTCTGAAGCCGCTACCATTATACTGCTTGAAACGTGGGCAGAGAAATTTTCACAAATGGGTAAAACGAGCCTGAAATTGGAGCAGTGGGCTGAAATTTCACAGAGGGTTTCTGTTGGTTCAAAGACTCATAAGACAGATGTCCAGTGCAGAAACAG GTTggagagattgaagaagaagtataaGAAGGAGAAGCAGAAGCAGAATGCTGCTGCTGCTTCTTCAGGGGTGTTTGTTAGCAAGTGGGCGTATTTCAGGCATATGGATTCCATTCTCAGTTCTTCTTCTTGGCAGGTGGGGCTACCGTGTGGAATTGATGCTGGAGAATTTGTGTTTTTGAATCCTAGGGTTTATTTAAATCAGACTACatttgatgaggttagggatagtCCCACTGAGGATGATGATGCCGAAgacgatgacaatgattatgatgatgaagaaggcgATCGAAGGGTCAAGCGGCGTAAAGATGGTGATGACAGGGAGGATTCTTTTAGGGTTCTAGCAGACTCTATTAAGACTTTTGGAGAGATTTATGAGAGAATCGAAAATAATAAGAAGCAGCAGATGTTGGATTTGGAGAAAATGAGGATGGAGATTGATAGGGATCTTGAGATGCAGAAGAGTCAAATTTTGGAGGAGACTAAGGTGGCATTGGCAAAGATTCGGCAAGGGAATGATGATATTGATGCCTCTGTGACGAATATGAGCAGTTGA